One Coprobacter fastidiosus genomic window, CGCATCCTGTCTTTGCCAAGTCCCTCATACTATCGATAAATTCCGGTACATAAATCTCGAACTGTTCCAATGCAACTCCCGAAATCGAAAACGCGACTTTAAATTTCCCGTTCGAGTTCTTGATCATCTCCAGTAAAGTATAGTTTGCAGGAATATAAGAACGGTGAGCTATACGGCTCATTATTTCTTCATTATTAAAATCGTCATAGTAATAATGATCGTTGCCTATATCAAAGAAACGATAACGTTTCAGACGGAACGGCTGATGAATTTGAAAATAAAAACAGATGGTTTTCATATCATGTTATTTTTTATTTCTGATTAATTAAAACATAAGGCCGATCTATCGGTAAATTACTTTATTATAAATGTCAATTACTTTTTGACCGGCATACACCCATTTGATCTCATCGACCTCTTTTTTCCCTTCAATCTTTAATTGCTGGTACATTGCAGGATAGGTAATTATCGAGTAAATAGCATCTGCCATCGCATCAACATCCCAATAATCGGTCTTTATTGCATTCGTCAAAATTTCCGCACATCCCGATTGTTTCGAGATAATAGAGGGAACTCCCACCTGCATGGCTTCAAGAGGAGATATCCCGAACGGTTCAGAGACAGAAGGCATTACATAAACATCGCTCGCTTTCAACATTTCATAAACCTGCTTTCCTTTAAGGAAACCTGTAAAATGAAAATGATCCGAAATATTGCGTTGAGCGGCGAGGCGTATCATCTTATTCATCATATCCCCGCTTCCCGCCATAACGAAACGTACATTATTATTTTTCCGCAATACCTGAGCCGCAGCCTCTACAAAATATTCAGGACCTTTCTGCATCGTAATGCGCCCTAAGAACGTTACGACTTTTTCTTTTGTATTGCGAGGTATATTAATAGCCTTGATTTCCTCACTCAACGGCTCGACGGCATTATGAACGGTTGTTACCTTGGCCGGATCGATATTATATTTTTCAATAACCGTCTTACGTGTCAAATTACTTACGGTGATAATATGATCTGCCTGATTCATACCATCCTTTTCTATGGCATAGACCGTAGGATTTACATTTCCCCGACTCCGATCGAAATCTGTCGCATGTACATGTATTACCAATGGCTTTCCGGTCACTTGTTTGGCATGAATCCCTGCCGGATAAGTAAGCCAGTCATGAGAATGAATCACATCGCAAGGATAGGTTCTGGCAATCACTCCGGCAACAATAGAATAATTATTGATTTCTTCCAACAGGTTATCAGGATATCGACCCGAAAATTCTATACATCCCAAATCATTAAGATGCATATAATTGAAATCTGCATAAATATGATCTCTCAGATTAAAATATTCTTGAGGATCCATATATCGTCCTAACCGATCTCGTATTTGTTCCCAAGAAACATCACGCCAAGCAATCGGTGTATTACATGCTCCTACAATATGGGCAAAACTTTTATCTTCATCTCCCCACGGCTTGGGTATAACAAACGTAATATCCATATTTCCGCATTCAGACATACCTTTGGTAAGTCCATAGCTGGCAGTTCCCAAGCCTCCGAGAATATGCGGTGGAAATTCCCACCCGAACATGAGTGCTTTCATACAACTTCGGTTTTAAAAATGGTTGTATTTTTTTAATAAACTCAATACTCTCAATATCTCTCCTACATTCACCGCAAAACTGATAGCTCCACGTCCCATGTAAGGAGGATTTCCGTCAAATAACTCGGAAATTGTTCCGATACAATTATTAGACATCTCCTCTTCATAGCCGATCAACATCCGTTCCAAAAATGAAACTCCGCTCAACCCGAATATCTTGAGATACGCCTCTGCATAAGCTCCCATCAACCATGGTCGGGCCGGACCTTGATAATAAGCATTCTCCCGTTCTGCTTCATTCCCCAAATAAGTAGGAGAATATCCATGACTTTTAGGGCTTAATGTACGGATACCTTTCGGAGTCAACAGTTCTCGGGTAACTACATCCAACGCTTTTTTCCGTTCTTTTTTATCTAATGGAGAGTAATCGAGCGAAAGAGCGAACAGCATGTTGGGACGAACACTCCAATCTGCAAAATTTCCATCGACATAATCGAACAAATACCCATAATCATTTAAAAACATATCTTTAAATGACAAAGCAAGTTTATCACCCAAAGCATTCAACCGATCCACAATAACCCTCTGTTCCGGCTTATCCGCAATCAATGAGGCTGAAAAACGTAGTATATTATACCACAATGCATTAAATTCAACTAAATAACCACTACGCGGTATAATAGGTTTTCCATAGGCTACCGCATCCATCCATGAAATAGGAACGTCATGTCCATTACTGTATAATAATCCGTTTTCATGCAAAAAAAGATTCGGATGCTTGTTTTTGATTATATAATCGACAATTTCGGTAATTAAAGTTCCGTATTTTGCCGTACAATGTTCAAGAGATGTTTCCTTGGCATATTGTTGCAATGACCATACTGCCCATAAAAGAATATCGGGATAGTCTATTCCTTGAATTACTTCACTCCGAACACCTTTCTCCATAAAGGCTTTTAACGCCCGCATCGCAGTATGCATGATAGAGTCGAATGTTTCTACATCCCCTACAGCCAATGTACATCCGGGAAGAGCGATAAACAGATCTCTAGCCCGAACACCAAACCAAGGATAACCCGCCAACAGATAATTATCTTTTTGTTTTTTCAGATAAAATTGTTGTGCAGAATTTTTCAGGCAATTAAAGAAACTGTTACGATAAGTCCGTAACTTCATTTCCCTATTATACATCATGCTCAAAGATCGAGGTTTTATCTCTCCTACTCCGGCGGAAAATATAATACTTTCGCCTTTCTTTATAGGTAATTCGAAATATCCGGGAACATACAGATCTTCTTTATAGTCATATCCTCGTTCCTGATCTTTAACATATTCAATGCCCTTATTCCAATATGGATCACTGACGAAACTAACCTCTTTATTGAACTGTAAATACAATGCTGGATACCCTTCATAAAGACAAAAGCTAACACCATTCAAAGCCTGTTCATAATGACGGTTGATCCTGTCATTCTCAATACAAAGAGCATTCGCATTTCTAAAAGCAAGAAAAGGACGGAACTGTAACGTCGTTTCAGAATGGGCATCTAACAATGTGTATTTAATCAAAATCCGGTTTTCATGCGAAATAAAAACTTTTTCCTTACTTAAAATTACACCCCCCACCCGATATACAGTTTTGGGAACTGATTCACAATCGAACTCACGGATATATTTATGTCCGTTAGGGCTGAAACAATCTCCCTGATATTTATGTAAACCTAAATTAAAAGGAGCACCGTGTTGTATCACGGTTTCATCGAATGATGATAAAAGAACATGAGAGTCATTATCCATCTCCGGAATAGGAATTACCAATAATCCGTGTTGTTTTCGAGTGTTACAATCAACAATCGTCGTACAATGATAAGCTCCCGATTTGTTTGTACGTAACATCTCTTTAGGAAGAGACTGTTCCAAGTTAATCATCAAACTTTTGTCAAACTTCAGATAACTCATATTTATTGTTAATTAAAAAAATCGGTTAACGGTCAAATCTTGTGCTTTAATACTTGATATTAGTTTTCACGAATATAAAAATTGTTATCAGAAAAGCCAAACATTTAATCGATTTATTTAGTAAAAAGACGTCTTTCTCAATAAAAATTTTCAACTTAAAAAAGAAAAAGAAATTTTCGTTGTCATTTTCTTTTTTTATTTTTATCTTTAAACAAATTTGTATTTTAAATGTGATCTATACCCGGGCTATAGCTAAAAAGCAAGATTGCAAAGTAATCACTATCATCAGCCATATTCTTTGAGAATGATCTGCATTCATATTCAGAAAAGCATACTGTAAAGCTCCATGATTGCACGCAGAAATACAATCTCCACAGTAAGAACAATTTATTCCCGGTTTGCCGGTTTTTATTTGCGCTTTCGATAATGCCCCATAACGACATCTACAGATACAAGCCCCACACAAAGTGCAAGCTTCTTTATTTATCTTGAAACGAAAAGGAGAAATATATTTTCCTAAAGATACCAAAGCAGCGACCGGACAATAGCCAGAACAGTGCACCATCATATGTCTTTTATAGGAGAGGATCATAACAAAAAAACCTGTAATACCGAATAAAACAACTATTCCGGATATCGCCACATACGATAATCCGCTCCATTTGGCAACCAAAGCCACAATAACAGTCAATACCAATATAGTATATCGTGCCGGCAGAAAAAATTTATAAGGTTTTGGGGGTAATGATAAATGTCCTGCAACCATATTATCTAATGCACCGAAATAACAAAGATGACTGCACCATGCCGGTCCTGACAACAAGATAGTAAGAATAAGTAAAAGAGGCATAAACCCAAATTCCCAACGATAAACAGCCCCTCCGATTATCATCATCGGGATAGGAAAATGCAACTCTCCGGACAAAAGAAATATAGAGTCGCACATAATCCCCAACAAAAGTTGCCCGAAAAAGGAAAAAGAGAATATCAGCCAACTATATCTTCTCCAACGAGCTCTCAAACGAATATCCTGCATTTTCCAGCATAACAAAAAAGCATAAGCCGCAGCCAATACTACTTGTAGCCAACATCCGCCCCTAAAAAACCTTTCACCTAAAAATAGACCTGGAACTTTTACTGCGACAACCGATAACAAGAATAAAGTCGATAACGCAGGAACAAATGCCGTAAATAACCGTATATGGGAAAAAGATACGGTCATGAGTTATAAAAGAGTGGATAATAGTTTGGTGAGATTGTCGATAAACATTCTTACAGAAATAGCCAATAGAATAATCCCAAAGAATTTTCGAAGTACATAAACACCTCCCTTACCCAACAACTTCTCGATAATATTGACTCGCTTTATTACAATATAAATTATTAAAATATTAAGGACCAATGCTATTATTATATCAAGCAAGCTATACAACGCCCGCAAAGAAAGCAATGTCGTAAAAGAACCTGCCCCGGCAATCAACGGAAAAACAATCGGAACTATTGTCGCAGAACCAGCAGGCCCGTCCATCTTAAAAATCTCCACGCCAAAAATCATCTCTATAGCCATTACGAAAATCACTAACGAACCGGCAATGGCAAAGGAAGATATATCTACATGAAAAAGTTGTAACATCATGTTTCCCATAAAAAGAAAAACAATAAAAGAAAATAAAGAATAAAATGCAGCCTTGCCTGCATTAATTTCATTCCCTTTTTCTTTTAAATCGATAATAATAGGAACCAGCCCCGTTATATCAATCACAGCAAATAAAACGACAAAGGCACTGATTACCTCCTGAATGTCAAAATGCAATAGATTATCCATAGGTTTAAGTTTTTACAGGAGCAAAGTTAACAAAAAAAAAATAAATCAATAGTTTCTAAACAATTGTATCGATTTTATGTTTACAAATTGAAGGTTAGATTTTTATTTATACTTTTGAATAAACAAAATATGGATTCGATGGACAGCATGTATGACGTTTTGCTGCAACTTCCGTTATTTCAGGGAGTCAGCAGAGCAAAAATTTCAGAGCTTATCGAGAAAACAAAATTTCATTTTCTCAAATATAAATCGGGAGAACAAATCGTATCAAAGGGAGAAGAGTGTACACACTTGAAATTCCTGATATCCGGATGCGTACGTTCAGAAATGGTCAACAAAAGCGGAAAGATTCGTGTTTCGGAAGTCCTTTGCGCTCCGAACGTATTGTCGCCCAATCACCTATTCGGCAGGAATACAAATTATCCATCCGATCTCTATGCTGTAGAAGAGACAGGAATCATGCAAATCGATAAGCAAACATTTATCCGCATCATGCAGGATGAATCGATTATCCTTATAAACCTGTTGAACATCATATCGAGGCGTTCCCAGAAAAGTGTCGAAACATTTCTCGCACTTTCTTCCGGAAATGTAAAAGAACGCTTGGCATTTTGGGTACTCTGCTTTACACAGCGCAAGTCGATAGACGTAAGGGTAATATGCAAACAAAAAGATTTGTACACATTTTTCGGAGTACAACGTTCTGTTTTTATGAATGCACTAAACGAATTGAAAGAAGACGGCATCATCGATTACTCGACTCGTGAGATTACTATCCTCGACCGGGAAAAACTTAAAGCCATTCTTACCACAGATGATGACGATTAAATAAAAAACTTACAAAACATAAAGAAGCCGGAATTAGTTCTTTCTACTCCGGCTTCTTTATGTTTATTTACTGTCTAAAAAATAAAAAAGGTATTGCCCGTTCTTCAAGAAGCAATACCTTTTATCTATTCAAAGAAAATATATAAAAAGCTAAAGTCAGTCGTCACTTCGTGATCCTAAAAACAAAAGAATATAATATACCAATGTAGCCAATGAACTAAGAGCCGCCACTACATATGTATATGCTGCCCATTTAAGAGCATCTTTGGCTTTATCATGTGTACTTACATTTGTTATCCCTGCTCTGTCAAGCCAAGCTAAAGCTCTTGCACTCGCATTTATTTCTACCGGAAGCGTCACAAAACTGAACAATGTAGTCAATGCGAACAAGATAATCCCGAAAAGCATAAGCTGCGGAAAACTCTGCAACAATATAATACCCGCCAACAGCACCCATTGTACCCAATGCGACGCAAAACTCACAATAGGAACTAATTTGGATCTCATATTCAAAAACGCATAAGCAGTAGCATGTTGCACGGCATGTCCGCACTCATGAGCCGCTACTGCAGCAGCAGCAACACTATTACCATGATAAACCTCATGGCTTAAATTTACCGTATGATTCTCCGGATTATAGTGATCTGTCAATTTCCCGTCAACAGAAGTAACGGTAACATTATAAATACCGTTATCATGCAACATCTTTTCGGCTATATCTTTTCCTGTCAGACCATTTGGAATAGGTACTTTAGAATAGTTTTCGAATTTGTTTTGCAATGTCTTTTGCACTCCGAAACTAATCAAAGCAAAGACAATGAAAATAACATAAATCATAAATTTCTCTTTTATTGTTTGAGACAAATATACTACAAAAAGAGGATTTCAAATGTTAAACAAAACGGGAGGTATAAATAAATAGAGTTAAAACGATTTATACTCGAACAACAAGATATCTTTTATCTTTTTCAAAAACAAACAGCAATAGATATTTTCCCACGAATAAGAATAAAGATTTATATATTTGTAAATAAATAAGATTATAAACAGATAATCATGAAAGAACGCATCAAATCATTTTCCCGACAAATATCCGGCACTATAAAAAACAATACGGCAGAGATAACAATCTCGATTCTCTGTTTTGTATCTGCATCTCTCATTCGGGAAAATGTAATTACGACAAACAAATTGTATCCTTTTGTTTTTCCTCTGTTCTTTGTCCTTTCTTATCTTTTAAATAAATGGTTTTCACAAGGGACATGGAGAATCTTATATTATATCTCGCCATTATTGGTATTTCCTTTTTTCTGTATAGATGTTTCTGATTGGGTTTTCTCCATAGAATATTCCGTTGCACTTACCATCGCAGCTCTTATGCTCCTCATCCGAAACTGGATTTCCGACAATAAATCTTTTACGTTCCAGGCAACTTGCTATTTTACCCATCTGCTTCAAGCGGCTCTCCTAAGCGGATGCGCATACTTCTTATTAATCGGCATTTATTACTCCGTCACTTACATCTTCAATATATTTCCCCAAAGCGAGTATAACGTTTCTTCCTATTTATCTATGATATGTTTCATTATAGGAATGCCCTGCCTATTTTTAACATTCAATAACCGACAAGAAACCTTATCGACTCAAGAAAAAAAATCTGCTCTGGAAATACTTACAAATTATATACTATCTCCTGCGATACTCATATACACGATCATACTATACATATATTTTACGACTATTTTCTTTTCGTGGAGCTTACCTAAAGGCGGAATTGCATATATAGTATTCGCTTTTACGCTAATTACGGTATTGGCAAAGGCCTTGCAACCATTTTTACACAAACAAATATACAACTGGTATTACAGACATTACAGTCTGATCTCTATCCCAGCCCAGCTCATGTTTTGGATAGGAGTACTATATCGGGTTCAACAATACGGATTTACGACAGCACGAGTTTATCTGGTTATCTGTGGATCTATTATGTCGATAACACTACTTTTATTCTTATCAAGCAAAACCAGCCGGTACTTATACGTTACAGCTCTGTCTATCATACTACTCGCAAGTTTCACTTATATTCCGGGAATAACAGCTAAAAACATCGGTATAGAATCCCAACAGAAGAGAGTAAGTGTTTTATCTCGGAACTTAGACCTTTTAGGAGAAAATGGAAAATTAAAAAATATATCGGAAACAAATAGCGACAGTCTGCTGTACGACCCGCAATACACACAACTATACGAAGCTTTTTTATACGTACAACACGAAAAAGGAAAAGATTTCGTACAGAAAAAATACGGTACGAATTTACTTCCTGAACCACAAGAAAGATATAAGGACTCTGCCTATGATTTCGTTTCATTGCCTCTACTCGATGGAAAAACAAAAAAAATAGATATCAGTATGTATCGATCTCTGTACCCGATAAATCTAAGTGACAGTTGCGAAGATATCAGCGTCGATACTTCCGGGAAAAAATTACTGATCAAAGACAAAAATGACGTTTTACTAAATATCAGTTTCGAGGAATTGCAAACATCGTTACTTCAAAAATCAGGACTTACAAAAAATTCCACAAAAAAGAGATTCTTACAGCAAGAAAATATACTCACAAATTACGAAACTGATTCTTTATACATATCTTTCGGACGAATAATATTCGATATGAAAACTGATCTGACAATAAGCGACCTGCAAATAGATTATATTCTCCGAAAATAGAATATAACCACTCTTAAAGCCTGTCTAAACTTTTTTCGGATAACATTTGAGAGAAATCCACATGAATAGTAAGTTTCCCTCTTAAAAGGAAACTGTACCAATAACCGACAACATCGTTACAAAGTGGAAGAAATTCCTCAAAAAATTTATTGCTCGAAAACAAAATAATTACAATATTCTCTCCAAAACCCATTCATTTATCAAAAACGAACATAAAACATTCATTTAAATATCAATTTGTCATAATAATATTTATCAATAAAACAATATGAGTATATTATTGGCATATCATTATACATCTTATTATTTTTGAAGTGTTCTATGGTTAATACAGGAAGCGTCATCCGGGAATATCAAATACAATGTAAAAGATATAACATACATCCCCCATATATCTTTCACTTGTCAAGATACCGGATCTCGCTTATTTTCCCTACAAAAGGCCATATAATTAACATTATAGGAGGCCAATGATAACCTCCGCATAGAGGCGTCTATGCCTCAAAATCCTTTCTGCATAAAAAACGCTTCCGATAAGAGATTACCGGAAGCGTTTATTTTATAAAGTATTATTTTCAGTATCAAAAGCCGAATAGCCCATGGCTATACTCAAATATTTGATCATATATTCCGCTGATCAAACCGATCACAACAATACCCAATACGCAAAGTGATATACTCAAACGAGAAGCATTATCGGAACGGAAATTCTCAACTACACATTCATCTTGTTTGATAAACATGGCCTTAACCACCAATAAATAATAGTATAATGAAATAACCGTATTAATAAGAGCTATCAATACAAGAATATAAAAACCTTGTTCGGCTGCGGCATAAAAGATAAAGAACTTGCTGAAAAAACCGGCAAAAGGAGGAATACCAGCTAATGAGAACATAGCCAGCATCATCGCAATACTTAGTTTAGGATTAGTCTTATAAAGGCCATTATAATCATCCATATTTACTTTTCCCGTCCGATTTTCAATAACCGATATCACTCCGAAAGCAGCAAGATTGGAGAAGATATAGACCAATACATAATAACTCAGCGATGTTAAGCCTAAACCTGTATTCGATATAACGCCCAACATAATATAACCGGCTTGCGAAATAGAAGAAAAAGCAAGAAATCTTTTCAGATTTTGTTGACGAATCGCAAACAAGTTACCTATTGTAATCGTGAGAATAATCAATGCATATAAAATACCCTGCCAAATACATTCGACAGAACCAAATACTTTATACAATATCATCATAAAGGTAAAAGCTGCAGCTCCCTTAGAGATAACAGACAGATAAGCAGTTACCGAAGTCGGCGCTCCTTGATAAACATCTGCCGTCCATAAATGGAAAGGAACTAAAGACAGCTTGAATCCCAATCCGGCAATAAAAAAGACTAACCCTACGATGAGCAAAGGCGACACACCGAGCATATAACTCAAATCATCAAAATAAAGAGTCCCCCCTATTCCATACAAATAAGAAATACCCAATAGCATCAAAGCAGATGAAAATACGGCAATAAATACATATTTAGCGGCGGCTTCATGAGAATCATGTTTGTATTTTTCCATAGCGACCAAAGCAGTGATAGGCAAAGAAGCTGTTTCGAGTCCGAGAAAAAACAATAAAAAGTTTCCCGAAGAAGTCATTAAATACATACCCAAAAGCGTAATAAGCGTCAACACATAATATTCTCCGCGACGAATTATCACATCTTCGTTTTTAATCCAAGACGAAGCCTGTATCAAAACGAGTAATGTTCCGATATTGAGTATGGTCTTAATTACCGATGTAGCCGGTCCCGACTGATACATGCCACCGAAAAGAGACACTTGTTCTCCCGGAACAATCGTAAATATTGTATGCGCTAATAATAAAACACAAGCTGTCGCAGAAAAGCATTTCAAGCTTTTAACCGACCCGAATGTATCATATAAAAACAGGAGTACGATAACTACCAATAATGATAGCTCATCCCGCATTCCTAAAAAATTTGAATAATCCATACTCTTTCTATTAGATATATTGTAAAATGCGTTGACTAATTACTTCCATACTATTGCTGATCATATTAGATACCCAAGAAGGAGCGATACCTAAAGCAGCAACCGAAACGATCAAAGATATTGCCGAAAGCCGTTCGAACCAAGTTGCATCGGTAAGAGACAAATGATGTTCATTCTCGACTTTACCATAAAGCAGTTTTCCTACTACTCGAAGGATATATACAGCCGTAATTACAATGGAGGTACAAGCAATGATAGTAAAGGCTCTATGGAAAGTATCCGTCCATTGGAAAGCTCCGACAAATACTGTCATTTCTGCAACAAAACCACTTAATCCCGGAAGTCCTAAAGAAGCAAAACCGGCAATTACATAACAAGTCGAAAGGAATGGCATAATTTTCATAAGACCGCCCATCTCCCGAATATCCCGAGTATGCGTACGACCGTAAATCATACCGATCAACGCAAAGAAAAGGGCCGTCATCAAACCATGAGACAACATTTGCAATACAGCTCCGGTCATAGCTGTAGTATTCCACATTAGCAATGCAAACAGCACCAAACCGCAGTGACTTACAGAAGAATACGCATTGATATATTTCAAGTCTTTTTGTACACAAGCACTAAATGCTCCGTAAACAACACTGATACCGGTTAAAATCAAAAATATCCAAGAAAGTTCTTGTGTTGCCTGAGGCATCAAGTACATCGCTACCCTAAAACATCCGTATCCTCCAAGCTTCATCAACACACCGGCATGCAACATAGAAACCGCCGTCGGAGCAGAAGCATGACCATCAGGAGACCATGTATGGAACGGGAACATCGCTCCTAACACTCCGAAACCGATAAATGTCAAAGGGAAGAAAAGATACTGGGCACTCATCGGAATCGCATTATTTTTTGCAATTTCCAATATATTCATAGTCAAATGTCCATCGGCTGAGGAATGAAAATAAATACCCAATATACCGACAAGCAATAACGCAGATCCTCCCATAAGCATCAAGGTCAGCTTCATTGCCGCATAATTCTTATTACCGCTTCCCCAAACTCCGATCAATAGGTACATCGGAATCAAAGCGATCTCATAGAACATAAACATCGTAAACAAGTTAATAGAAATGAAGAACCCGAATACTCCGATCGATAACAGTATAAGCCAAAGGAAAAATTCTTTTGGTAGAGGATCTATTTTCCAAGAAGCAAAGACCCCTGCAAAAACAATAATTGCAGAAAGCAAAATCATCGCCACCGAAACGCCATCGACACCCACCGCATAATGGATATTCAGAGGCGCATACCAGACGGTATCGGCAAGAAACAGCATCTCCGCTGTATTTCCAGCAGAACGCTCACACAAATAGAGCGCAACTAAACCTATTGCTAATAATAATTGAATGGCTGAACCCGTTACGGCTACCAATCGTATCTGTTTCATCTCTTTCGACAAGGCCAACCCGACCATCATCAAAAGAGGAATAAGCACAAATAAAGATAAAAAATTCATAGTAATTCTTTTTATAAATATCTTTCAACCATTCTTTACAAGCATATAACAGCTATAATGGCAATGATCATAGCACCTAAAATAAATACCAACGCATAAGATTGCAAACGTCCCGACTGTAACCCGCGAATATGATAGGATGTTGTCTGTGTTATCCATGCCAACATATTCATACTTCCATCAATAACATGACGGTCGAACCAAGCAATCGGAGAACAAATGCCATTGAAAATAATCTTATGGGTAATAAACTGGTAAACCTCATCAATATAGAAACGATGATATGCCCATTTATATAAACCGCTCATCGAAGCTGCCATACGGGCAGGTTTATCATTCGGATTCTTATACAACCAAGTTGCCAATGCTATCCCGACGATAGCGATAATGACACTGGTCACGGCAACCGACATTTCGATATGAATATGGTACGGCAGACCGTCACTTGTCACAAACTCTCCGAAAGGAATAAATCCTGCGACACATGTCACCAGTGCTAAAAATATCAAAGGTATGGACATAACTTTCGGAGCTTCATGAGGTGTATGCTCATGTTCAGCTTCTTTTCCCCAGAAAATGTTATAATATAAACGGAACATATAAAATGCGGTAAGACCGGCAACCACAGCCATCCATACTCCCCAGAAAGTGCTCTTTTCGAACACAGCCGCCAAGATCTCGTCTTTACTGAAGAATCCAGAGAACGGAGGAATTCCGGCAATAGCCAAACATGCGATTAGGAAAGTTATATGAGTTATCGGCATATATTTACGAAGTCCGCCCATATGAGACATTTCATTCGAATGAACGGCATGTATAATAGCTCCTGCTCCCAAGAAAAGTAAAGCCTTAAACATGGCATGAGTAAACAAATGGAACATTGATGCCATATAACCTAAACCGGCCGCCTCACTGGCAACACCTAAAGAAACCATCATAAATGCGATCTGAGA contains:
- a CDS encoding DUF4153 domain-containing protein; this translates as MKERIKSFSRQISGTIKNNTAEITISILCFVSASLIRENVITTNKLYPFVFPLFFVLSYLLNKWFSQGTWRILYYISPLLVFPFFCIDVSDWVFSIEYSVALTIAALMLLIRNWISDNKSFTFQATCYFTHLLQAALLSGCAYFLLIGIYYSVTYIFNIFPQSEYNVSSYLSMICFIIGMPCLFLTFNNRQETLSTQEKKSALEILTNYILSPAILIYTIILYIYFTTIFFSWSLPKGGIAYIVFAFTLITVLAKALQPFLHKQIYNWYYRHYSLISIPAQLMFWIGVLYRVQQYGFTTARVYLVICGSIMSITLLLFLSSKTSRYLYVTALSIILLASFTYIPGITAKNIGIESQQKRVSVLSRNLDLLGENGKLKNISETNSDSLLYDPQYTQLYEAFLYVQHEKGKDFVQKKYGTNLLPEPQERYKDSAYDFVSLPLLDGKTKKIDISMYRSLYPINLSDSCEDISVDTSGKKLLIKDKNDVLLNISFEELQTSLLQKSGLTKNSTKKRFLQQENILTNYETDSLYISFGRIIFDMKTDLTISDLQIDYILRK
- a CDS encoding NADH-quinone oxidoreductase subunit N, which gives rise to MDYSNFLGMRDELSLLVVIVLLFLYDTFGSVKSLKCFSATACVLLLAHTIFTIVPGEQVSLFGGMYQSGPATSVIKTILNIGTLLVLIQASSWIKNEDVIIRRGEYYVLTLITLLGMYLMTSSGNFLLFFLGLETASLPITALVAMEKYKHDSHEAAAKYVFIAVFSSALMLLGISYLYGIGGTLYFDDLSYMLGVSPLLIVGLVFFIAGLGFKLSLVPFHLWTADVYQGAPTSVTAYLSVISKGAAAFTFMMILYKVFGSVECIWQGILYALIILTITIGNLFAIRQQNLKRFLAFSSISQAGYIMLGVISNTGLGLTSLSYYVLVYIFSNLAAFGVISVIENRTGKVNMDDYNGLYKTNPKLSIAMMLAMFSLAGIPPFAGFFSKFFIFYAAAEQGFYILVLIALINTVISLYYYLLVVKAMFIKQDECVVENFRSDNASRLSISLCVLGIVVIGLISGIYDQIFEYSHGLFGF
- a CDS encoding complex I subunit 4 family protein encodes the protein MNFLSLFVLIPLLMMVGLALSKEMKQIRLVAVTGSAIQLLLAIGLVALYLCERSAGNTAEMLFLADTVWYAPLNIHYAVGVDGVSVAMILLSAIIVFAGVFASWKIDPLPKEFFLWLILLSIGVFGFFISINLFTMFMFYEIALIPMYLLIGVWGSGNKNYAAMKLTLMLMGGSALLLVGILGIYFHSSADGHLTMNILEIAKNNAIPMSAQYLFFPLTFIGFGVLGAMFPFHTWSPDGHASAPTAVSMLHAGVLMKLGGYGCFRVAMYLMPQATQELSWIFLILTGISVVYGAFSACVQKDLKYINAYSSVSHCGLVLFALLMWNTTAMTGAVLQMLSHGLMTALFFALIGMIYGRTHTRDIREMGGLMKIMPFLSTCYVIAGFASLGLPGLSGFVAEMTVFVGAFQWTDTFHRAFTIIACTSIVITAVYILRVVGKLLYGKVENEHHLSLTDATWFERLSAISLIVSVAALGIAPSWVSNMISNSMEVISQRILQYI